CTGCCATTGAGTCATGCATTGATCTtaataccatgaggatagaGGAGTTAGTTGGTGCCATTCAGATttatgagttttctttgcctcaacctaggaaaaataaggatcttGCCTTTAGCACTCGTAGGAAGAACTTTGATGAGGAATCAATAGATGTTGAGGAATTTGCCTTCATAGCTAGAAAGTATTTtaggaatgaacatagaatttccaagagatttggaaaacaaaaagagaataCTTAGGATAGAAATAAAAGGgacccacgtggtccaaaaaatgttatgagtgttttGGCTATGGAATGTTCACAAGGATTGTGCTAACttcaagagtaataagccaaaagatcaaaaagctttcaatattaccttgagtgacactgatgaggaagTTCTAGATGAATCTCTTAATTATGTAGCATTTGTTGGGtcctatgattctgatgattctaaacaatcagatgttcagtctTTGtatgataatgaatcaaatagggttagtgatcttcaaaactcctttgacaatttaattgaaaatttttctatatatgcttAGAAATACAAATTTGAGAATTGTTAAGGATGTTAAGAATCTTGAACTTGAAatggataatttgttgaaatgcttgagtgattcacatgctGTTTGCCATACTCTTAAATCTGACActatgtgttaattgctaagaATAAATCCATTCAAAATGATCTTGTTgaatctagaaatcacttgagtaatTTCTCTAGtgaaaaacttaataaaatgtTGCATGGTCAGAAGCGTTCTACTGACAAATTTggtttaggatttgataaaactgctcATATGTCTTCTAACCTTGCTTCTACTCCAAAGACTGTGTTTGTTAAACCTTTGATAGTAGAAGAAGTTTCTGTTAATGGACATCAAGTAGCTGCTCAGACTCTACAAGGTAAGAAATGtaagaaaattttggttgaaCCTCATGCATTTTACTGTAAGCCTAAAGTCATGCATCCTCCTAGAAAATTATCTTCccaaaggtttgtccctacatgtcatcattgtggaaaagttggtcacattagATCCAATTGTTTTCATTTGAAACCTCAtgggaataaaaataaaaattccttcTCTAGGAAAGAttgtgagggtttggtcatgaTGATGAAATGAGTGCTATCTAGGTTAGATGAGTTCGAAAAAGGCCATAAACCTAGACTAAGATCACTCaagtgtgggttaggaaggatgaaaCCATTCACCCTTTGAGGGGGTGTGGTAGTAAACTCAcattatgttaggtgagtcaatagcATGCATATGATTGGTTgtcttgcatatctttgcatatcttAGAGCatgttacttttcttttctttttcttatttgttttgaatttgtgttcgtttgtgtgcatttcttttgtgaaaaatttcaaaaagacaagaatattttactttggttgtttttatctctttcttttgtctcatgcacctagatagtccattaatttttaatttagctttcatggatttaattctTTGCGTTTTgaaatgttcttaatatgcatgagatgaaaatttgctCAATGGATTTGTtcttgtggttacctaaagcctaagcttatgtggttcatttttcctttgcttactcttttgtgcacatttaagctgaATTTGAGTTTATATCTTAACTTTAAATGTGAAGTTTGTTAGGTAACTAGATAAGGTTTTTCACTAGTcgtatttttcaaattgactatacgctagttgaacctagggcttaaaaattccagCATTCCTTCTTTTGTGTTAAGAACCAATTGTTTAAGGACATTTTCTCAAAtagaaaagaatcaaaatagtaaaacaaaaatcaaaagatcatgttacatatgaaatttattttcactgtgtcaaacttgtgctaACTTTTCAAAAGAGGAATGTATtagatgagagtggctaggccctagtatgataatgtttgatttttgattgaatatacttgtcaaaacctcgtgttggtgaaactttctcctcctTTGTAAGTTGGTAATTTTTCTCATTGAATGACTTACACACACCACACAaacatgggttgaatggaacatttttctttgcttgggttaagcaatatgagtttcttgtcatttctagtttcatgtatattttgcatatttggagcatgtttgggatattcattgctgAAATACACGAGtcgttgatgtgtgtatcacgtgtgttcatttgacttttgaagggaagaaatatgtttttcttttctaggtTCTTGTTGATAAATGAGTCAtatattgagggggagtttttgaTATTGTGacttcatgatcttgcattataTTTCATGCATTTTCCTATTTGTGATTATGAGttgtgtttatgtttttcctgttccacatatgttttgatgtttttgttgagtgtttcaggaaacaagATACCTTagtcaatttgtgacaaaaaagggggagaaaaaatTGGGGAGATGATGGGTTGACTCGATCGATtgattttgtcaccaaattgccaaatggggagtttgtaagtttatgttggcttaattcagtaagcaaaatggtgaccaaaagtgccaagattcatcatccatACAAGTGCTGTCCAGACAGGAAGCAAGGTCGTCTAGACGCTCGAAGAAATCATTTTTTCCCAAGAGCCTCGTCTGCACCTTCGTCTGCAAGCCGTCGATCTGGAAGAGATATTAAAACAAGAAAACCCGAGAGCTTCATTTTCACCATGTCCGAACGTGCCGCTCCAAAAGTTCCAAATTGCGATGGTTTCCTGAGCGTTGCCCTAGCTCTGTTCGGACGAGACTTCTCCCCGTCCGGACGGCTATGACTTGCTTCGTCCAGACGGCCCATATCCTTGTCCGGACGTCACGTTCCTGTTACAGTTTTAAATGGATGTAAATTGTGTCCTAGGTCTAGGGATTAAggggctattataaatacatccttatagagagagaaatgtaAAAATTTTCACCTAGACAGTTTGGGAGAGGCTATGCTTAGAGAGAAGAATTATTGTGAGCCTAgttattcctcttagaggattttgttagtttgattgtgtgcttcaattgagaagtctatcggaatggttcggtaaaggagaatcacgttgaagaagattgtgagcgaggagacgagttggaggcttgtcgatcttacagagccaaggtcttgcatcGGGTTGTAaggtgttcctagtgtctgtaatctttgAATACCTTTTGAtaatgatttcctgggtttggctgtccaggagagattttacttttagagcgttttttaaaaggtttcctcttcatcactAAAATATCTGTGTCAGTCTGCTTTATTGCTTTGCATATTTTGGTTATTGTTTGATTATTgttaaatatctgttaattccacATATTGTGTGATATTTACTTGTTAAGCGTTTTTTCAGTTTAGGTGGTGAGATGTTTCCGAACATTAGTTtttggggtggtcgaaaccaccccctaCGGCTGATATGGGGGTGGCCATGACCCAAAAAACCAAaccccccaaattttatttgttcttttgacCTTTTTGGTGGTTGCCGAACCACCTcaaaggccatggggtggctcggccaccccagatcGGGCATGggaggtggctccagccacccccttgtctaaaatggggtggctggccctttttttttatttttattttttttttaatatttttagttttttaattataatatatatattttttaatttttaagttttaatgaattttttattattatttttttattcctacTTTTCTTGCCCAAAGCGATGCTTGTTTTGGTAGCTGTGTGGTAGTTTTTAACTACCGTACAGAAGCCGGATCCTTAAAACATAGCCCTTAAAATTGGTAAAACAGAAGAAGATatttttgcttatttatttatttattattattattattatgtaaaaaaaaaaaaataaaaaaaataaaaaccctttgGCCCTCCAAAATATGTCAATGCAGCccctttaaaattaaatttctagttCTATCGAACAATCCCCAAGGGTAGCAATCTTGAAACAAAGGTTAAGTAATTTAGAATCGTAACATTTTATCAACATGGTGTCATGGTTTATAGACGGATAAGGATGTTatgcaattttaaagaaattgtagattttaaaattatgggAATTTACGTTGTTCCTTATCTCGAACAATTTGAGAAATGCAATAtgttaaaaatgtggcatgctatcaatgaaaattgaatatatttttattaggttcTTCCTTTTTATGATGCTGAAAAGTTTTAAGTTGAAatttgtcttttgattttttgaagaataaatGTTTGTGTTGGAGTAAAGGAGTCCTTTTTAGAATGAAATTCTTTTTGGCTGCCTTTTTGACATCCCACCTTTTTAATATGTTACATTTTTCAAGTCGTTTGATGCAaacagagacggagggagggggggaccggggtgggccatggtccccaccaaaataaagaaaaaaaaataataaaaaccccaaaataaggaaaaaaaaaattataagttaaaaaataaataaaaaaaagtaaaaaaagtaaaattaaagttttaattttagtcatttggccccttccaaaaaacaaaaaaatggccctattttaaaattttttggccatattcaataaaatttttggccctattttaaattttgttggcCTATACTcactaagtttttttatttttggcccttactttcaaatgtccactttttttggctcttacagtagtctttagttcataaaaaacaacaaaaataattttttttaataaaaaaattctaaagaactgaaaaaaaaaaaaaagtttggttggcccccttccataaaatttcctggcttCGTCCCTGGATGCAAAGAATAgcataaattcaataattttagaagttttggGATCATAATCCATCATTAATTCAATTTGCTAAGGAAAGTAAGATGCATCGGGCACTCAGGCTATTATTATTATCCTATCCTACTTGTGCTTTAGTTGTTGTAGGAAATAAGGAGTATATCTCCAATGCATATCTTAGTAGCTTAGGCATtgtaatttttatcttttcgtTTCAATTGTCATCCATTGGATTTTGGCTTTATTTAAGTCACGattgaataataaaatcaatgcaaaagtttatgagaaaaatataaaattgtggtttatctaatttataattagctccttatggtatcaaaataaatttaaaagttcatgaagtatgaaaaaaaaaaaaaaattattttctacagtcaaatttcacATGATCGCATTGTGTTATGTTAGTCTTCATTGTAAAGTTTTATTTACCACGCTTGAAGTTTCATTTGATCCTTTTTAATATAAGTTAAACTTGATGCAATTCCTTGTGGTTTTATTATAAATTGGaatattaaaatacaaaatgacaAAGTGAAATCAAATTAGAAGGCAAGATCTACATtaggttctttctttttttaggcTAAGGCAACGTCAAATTATAAATGTAAAGAAGCTAATGCCAGTACGTTTGTTTTCTTCTACACTAAAGTTTCCATTcagttataattttttagtgGTGGATCTTATTTGAGTGTCATGAGCCGTacgtagagagagagagaggcgtgaAATCTGAGATGCCATGGGAGGAGGGAGCTTTCCTCCCTTCTACTTCCCTTCTCCCCCTCTCCTTCCCGCCTCTTTTGAGGTTCTATTTTGCTTCATCGGAAGCGTTATCCGCCTCTTTTGAAGCCCTATCCCACGTATCAAACCCCTCACCATAGTCAACACCAGTTTTCCAACATCTCTACTGTATCTATCGTCGGATTTGTCAAGGTTCTTtagtcaaataaaatatttgaagcTAGATCTACGTTTCTAAGCCAAACATAGTATAACTCAGACCTCCCCCCTGTGTTCCACGTCGCCATCTACCTCCTCCAATACCAGCAGCATCACCATCGGCCATCCATGCGTCGGCGAGTAGCTTGCACTCCCAACCTCCCGCCCTGCCATTCGccgattttttctattttgtgggttttgtctatgttttattttctcatttatttttttttgtttctttgtatttcgtttttgggtttgtttgtcTTCTCTATATTTGATTTTAGTAGCAATCTATGGGGTGAAGATTTAGTGATTTTATAAGGTTTTGTTTATGTGAATCCTTAAGAGTAACGGTATTGGATTTCTggtttgtcttttattttctcttggtTCTTTTCTGGAAGTTTTTAAGGCATATAGAAGAATTTTCACTATGGTAGAGGGAGTAAAggagattgcatttgaaaatgCACTTGTAGCAAAGATAAAAAAGCCCGAAAATCAATGACCGCGTAACGGCTAGAGATGTGATTTGTTGGAATTTACTGTAGATCAAAAATTGATTAAGACGGTGATATTCAAAGATATTGTTTTGTAATAGCTCGAACGGCTATTGTGTgtgtcatagataatgtttgagttgtgGATAATCTAAATTGTATCTTTGACATTGTACTAAGAGAGCAATTTGTCTCGTTTagttgttatatcaatgaagagatatcgctttttttaaaaaaaaaaattgaaggaaaacttcattctttattttaaagtttGTACACAACCTTAAAtgatcattattttaaaatcattattattggCCGATGAGACATGcaaaattataattgatattttaaggTTCTTCTATTACCATGATTATGCTGCCTCATGGAATAATGTCATCATATATTAATGGATCTGCTTTAGTAAAAACAATCATTAAAGTAGAATATGGAAAACTATTTCCTGCCATATCTGATTggcaaagggaaaaaaattacgTTTATACGAACCAATAAAAAAGGAGACTAATTGGTGAGGAAAACATTGATCTGCACAGATGGGTAGGAGCTAACCATAATTCTTTTGGCGTAATTAGGCTCAAAACAAGAAGAATTTGTCTCAAGTCTCACCACCAAGATAATGTGAGAAGATCAGGTGATCTTGACCCGATTGAGTACATAAAGGGGTCCTACCTTAGAGgtttttttcatgaaaaaaagaggagaaaagaaaaacagactAGGTGAGCCAAATTCTCAAAACATAGGCTAGGGTATTAAGCATTCCTTTGGCAGCGAGCTGCAAAACATCacaaacattatttatttttaggcaCCTATTCTCTCAAATTAACActcaatttgtaatatttttcgaaaaaaagaaaagaaaaaagagatgcAGTAAATTCAATCAATCGACACTATCACCATCGAGGAAAACGAGGCTTCCTGCGTGAGTCCCCATCCAATTCGTCCACTTCTTATTGTCAATCCCAAATCAGATTACAAGGCAAGATGCCAACAACTACATAagttctttcttcctttcttttttcagaaACAGAAGAACTCTCCTCCTTCTAGTCTCAAGTTTCCTTGAGATGGAGGTAAGAAACCATATTATTCACTCATCTGGATTTTCCTCTAATTCATTGCAGGGGAAACTATAGTGAAAAGCCTAATAGACTCCAATCTACACCTATAAATAAGTTGAATAGGTGTTTAATCAACATTGTgcggaattaaaaataaacgataacaatatcatcaacaaaatatttagaaagacaataaatcataaagaaaaagatatttggttacAAAGAAGAAATTATTTCAAGAACTctctaaacataaaaattttttGAGGCAACCAAATCGAGAAAATCACATCACTACAGGAAAAACAAGAATTTACACAATGTCAAAGcatacaaagaatttttttgtttaaaaggaaaagaacatgTTGAACTTCTGTTCCATTATTGTCTAACTATAGAATTAACAGTTTATGTACAAACTCCAGAGCTGTTTCCAGTTTGTTGGAAATTTCTACTGAAAATTAAGTGTGATAGGCACTTGAATGGAAATACCCAGAACCAAAGTGGTATCCAATCTTTTCAACCCCAAGTCAAATGCTTTCCCCGATTATAACGGCTACATTCTGAAAACCACTCTCTCAGTCCTCACCATCCTAACAAAGACAGTAGAAACTTCTAGATACATGACCTACTATTGACCCCTAATTGATTGCCATCCTCAAGCGAAATGCTCAGAACCGAAGTGGTATCCAATCTGATATAGAAGTATGAATAGAGAAATACTCAGAACCAAGGGGGAAAGAAACACCAaccacatgaaaaaaaaaatattaaaaacttaatGACAACAACCACCCATGCACCAACAAAATTAAGGATTCTTCAATGGATCCTGCCGAAAAATTTActaaaaacaaaggaaaaaaagagaggctCAACAACATACCAAATCTCCAATTAAAAGATATTCCAGTAATAAACACAAAGAGTAACACAGGCTATGCATTGAATTGGTCAATCAAACACTATCACCATCGAGGATAAAGAGGCTTCCGACACAAGTCTCTATCCAAGTCATTTTGCCAATATGTGTGAGGGCATTACTGTGTGTCTTCTTCTTTATATCATACCAAAAGTAATTCTTATTATTGTTGTAAACCATTTCCATCAGAACCTTTTCGCCGTCGTCGGTTGAGAACACTACTCGCCACGTCATCTCTATCCCCATCATCATCAGACGGGGGAGGAAAGTGTGTAGCAAAGTCAGAGGAACAGGCAGAGTACAAAGCTGAGTCCAATTAGTCTCCTTCATTATCCAAAAGTCAATGCATTGGGCATCGGGCCTATATGCGGAAACACATATCGATCCCTCCAAAACATCCAAAGTTTCAATCGCCCGGGGTTCAACCGGAAGCGTTTGCTCTTCGAATTTCTCGGTGGTGAGACGGAATGCTAGAAGGCGGATCCGATCTGTCCAATTCTTAACCAACCAAAGCAAAGTACCATTAAAATAAATCGGCTTAGAACAAATCCTCAAGCCCTTGAAAGGCCATTTGTCTTCTACTAGTCTCCAAGAATGTGCTTTAAGACTATATACATGAACTTCGAAAAACATGCGACCGAATTCCATAATCTTTAAAACCTTGTAATCGTTGTTGACGGAGTCATACCCGAATGCAAAATTTTCTGTAGGGTACTCAAATTTAACTGGCTCAAAGGgtaatttcttgtattttctgaTTGATGGGTTCCAAATCACAATTAACTGTTTATCATAAGTGCGGAAGCAAACCAAGCCATTGCAACTGCCTATGATTCCGCATAAAGAGAATAAATATTCTGGACAATAGATTGGCGGCAAGACCTTCACCGGCTGATCCTCCGAGAAGTTTACCGGTACCAAGTAGTATTCGAAATTAAGCTGCAGATCATTCTGATCAACGTTCGATGTCTGCACAATGAGATTGCATTCTCTGCTGTTGTGGAGATGGAGGTTGATGAAAGTTGGGTCTTTGATTAGGGCCAACCATGTCTTGGAAACGCACCGGAAGCGCACTAAAGCCTTCACCGGCAGTCGGGAAAGTATTGCAGAGATTAGCTCTTGAGGAAGTTGTATCGGCATCTTTCTTCAACTGTAAATTCCTTCTTCGTCTCTTTCTCTCGAGTTTCCAATTCAGCCGCATAGATTAAGAAATATATACACCGACACAGAGCCTTCTACGATTTGGGTTCAAGGAGTAAAGAGTCctaatttcaataaaattattccGTTAACAAGTAGGCGGTTATAAAAAACGGTTAACCGCTTAGGGCGGTTTTAGGAATAGGAAAaacggttaataaccgctaaccgcctactattatcataataataataataataattattataattattatca
This genomic interval from Corylus avellana chromosome ca3, CavTom2PMs-1.0 contains the following:
- the LOC132174344 gene encoding F-box/kelch-repeat protein At3g06240-like, giving the protein MPIQLPQELISAILSRLPVKALVRFRCVSKTWLALIKDPTFINLHLHNSRECNLIVQTSNVDQNDLQLNFEYYLVPVNFSEDQPVKVLPPIYCPEYLFSLCGIIGSCNGLVCFRTYDKQLIVIWNPSIRKYKKLPFEPVKFEYPTENFAFGYDSVNNDYKVLKIMEFGRMFFEVHVYSLKAHSWRLVEDKWPFKGLRICSKPIYFNGTLLWLVKNWTDRIRLLAFRLTTEKFEEQTLPVEPRAIETLDVLEGSICVSAYRPDAQCIDFWIMKETNWTQLCTLPVPLTLLHTFLPRLMMMGIEMTWRVVFSTDDGEKVLMEMVYNNNKNYFWYDIKKKTHSNALTHIGKMTWIETCVGSLFILDGDSV